Proteins encoded within one genomic window of Mycolicibacterium monacense:
- a CDS encoding SCO1664 family protein, whose protein sequence is MTPTSEGGADKGADQGTTMRSGDLTVIGRIRSASNATFLCEAHLDGAQVHCVYKPVAGEAPLWDFPDGTLAGREYGAYLVSAALGWDIVPDTVIRDGPAGRGMVQRWVDQIGDEGDDDSGPDLVDLLPAGRVPPGYMPILQAYDYAGDEVTLVHADDVRLRRMAVFDVLINNADRKGGHILAGADGRVYGVDHGVSLHAEDKLRTVLWGWAGKPIDDETLEVVARLGDELRGGELRDQLRPHITAREIAALRARIVELLDNPLMPTPDRRRPIPWPAF, encoded by the coding sequence ATGACACCGACATCTGAGGGCGGCGCAGACAAGGGCGCGGATCAGGGCACCACGATGCGATCGGGGGACCTGACCGTCATCGGGCGGATCCGCTCGGCGAGCAACGCCACGTTCCTGTGCGAGGCCCACCTCGACGGCGCCCAAGTCCACTGCGTGTACAAACCGGTCGCCGGTGAGGCCCCGCTGTGGGACTTCCCGGACGGAACGCTGGCCGGTCGCGAGTACGGGGCCTACCTGGTGTCCGCGGCGTTGGGCTGGGACATCGTGCCCGACACCGTGATTCGGGACGGGCCGGCCGGGCGGGGCATGGTGCAGCGCTGGGTCGACCAAATCGGGGACGAGGGTGACGACGATTCGGGCCCGGATCTCGTTGACCTGCTGCCCGCGGGCCGCGTCCCGCCGGGATATATGCCGATCCTGCAGGCCTACGACTACGCCGGTGACGAGGTGACGCTGGTGCACGCCGACGACGTCCGGCTGCGCCGGATGGCGGTGTTCGACGTGCTGATCAACAACGCCGACCGCAAAGGTGGCCACATCCTGGCCGGCGCCGACGGCCGCGTGTACGGCGTCGACCACGGCGTGAGCCTGCATGCCGAGGACAAACTGCGCACCGTGCTGTGGGGCTGGGCCGGTAAACCGATCGACGACGAGACCCTCGAGGTCGTGGCGCGCCTCGGCGACGAACTGCGCGGCGGGGAGCTCCGCGATCAGCTCCGGCCCCACATCACCGCCCGTGAGATCGCCGCGCTTCGCGCGAGAATCGTTGAGCTGCTGGACAATCCGCTTATGCCGACCCCGGACCGCCGCCGGCCGATCCCGTGGCCGGCCTTCTGA
- a CDS encoding 3'(2'),5'-bisphosphate nucleotidase CysQ, with the protein MQTDAELAAAVAAEAGEMLVALREEYDWYHPYDLGDAGDKRANVLILDRLREHRPHDAVLSEEAVDDLARVEADRVWIVDPVDGTREYSLPPRSDWAVHIALWQRTGGPGGGLTDAAVALPARGEVYRTDTVSPPPPRRDGPIRITASATRPPAVLWWIRDHLDIEMVRIGSAGAKAMAVVRGDVDAYIHAGGQWEWDSAAPAAVVRAAGLHASRLDGSPLVYNRRDPYLPDLLMCRTEVVDVLLAAIHSAY; encoded by the coding sequence ATGCAGACCGATGCCGAGCTGGCCGCCGCGGTGGCCGCCGAAGCGGGTGAGATGCTCGTCGCGCTGCGCGAGGAGTACGACTGGTACCACCCCTACGACCTCGGCGACGCCGGCGACAAACGCGCCAACGTGCTGATCCTCGACCGGCTGCGGGAGCACCGGCCCCACGATGCCGTGCTGAGCGAAGAGGCGGTCGACGACCTGGCCCGGGTGGAGGCCGATCGGGTCTGGATCGTCGACCCCGTCGACGGCACCCGCGAGTACTCGCTGCCGCCGCGGTCGGACTGGGCGGTGCACATCGCGCTCTGGCAGCGCACCGGTGGACCCGGCGGCGGGCTCACCGACGCCGCCGTCGCGCTGCCCGCCCGCGGCGAGGTCTACCGCACCGACACCGTCAGCCCGCCCCCTCCGCGCCGCGACGGGCCGATCCGCATCACCGCCAGCGCCACCCGGCCGCCCGCGGTGCTGTGGTGGATCCGCGACCACCTCGACATCGAGATGGTCCGCATCGGCAGCGCCGGCGCGAAGGCGATGGCCGTGGTGCGGGGCGACGTCGACGCCTACATCCACGCCGGCGGTCAGTGGGAGTGGGATTCGGCGGCCCCGGCGGCGGTGGTGCGGGCCGCGGGACTGCACGCCTCGCGGCTCGACGGGTCACCGCTGGTGTACAACCGGCGCGACCCCTACCTGCCCGATCTGCTGATGTGCCGCACCGAAGTGGTCGATGTGCTGCTCGCGGCCATCCACTCGGCGTACTGA
- the mshC gene encoding cysteine--1-D-myo-inosityl 2-amino-2-deoxy-alpha-D-glucopyranoside ligase gives MESWSAPEVPALPGRGPQLRLYDSADRQVRPVSAGDTATMYVCGITPYDATHLGHAATYLAFDLVHRLWLDAGHRVHYVQNITDVDDPLFERAARDGIDWRDLGAREIQLFREDMAALRVLPPHDYVAATDAIAEVIELVEKMLASGAAYVVDDPEFPDVYYRADATVQFGYESNYDHETMLTLFAERGGDPDRAGKADELDALLWRAERPGEPSWPSPFGPGRPGWHVECAAIALSRIGTGLDIQGGGSDLIFPHHEFSAAHAESVMGERRFARHYVHAGMIGWDGHKMSKSRGNLVLVSRLRTEGVDPSAIRLGLLAGHYREDRFWSDDVLSDAQTRLQRWRRATSLPTGPDATDVLARVRTYLADDLDTPKALIALDAWCTEALDGGGSDVTAPKTVATAVDALLGVALPVE, from the coding sequence ATGGAATCGTGGTCCGCGCCGGAGGTTCCGGCCCTGCCGGGCCGGGGCCCGCAACTGCGGCTCTACGACAGCGCCGACCGCCAGGTCCGGCCGGTCTCGGCGGGCGACACGGCCACCATGTACGTCTGCGGGATCACCCCGTACGACGCCACCCACCTCGGCCACGCGGCCACCTATCTGGCGTTCGACCTCGTGCACCGGCTGTGGTTGGACGCCGGTCACCGGGTGCACTACGTGCAGAACATCACCGACGTCGACGATCCGCTGTTCGAACGCGCTGCCCGCGACGGGATCGACTGGCGAGACCTGGGCGCGCGCGAGATCCAGCTCTTCCGCGAGGACATGGCCGCGTTGCGGGTGTTGCCGCCGCACGACTACGTCGCGGCCACCGATGCGATCGCCGAGGTGATCGAGTTGGTGGAGAAGATGCTGGCCTCCGGGGCGGCATACGTCGTCGACGACCCCGAGTTCCCCGACGTGTACTACCGCGCGGACGCGACGGTCCAGTTCGGATACGAGTCGAACTACGACCACGAGACGATGCTCACACTGTTCGCCGAACGCGGCGGCGATCCGGACCGTGCCGGGAAGGCCGACGAACTCGACGCGCTGCTGTGGCGGGCGGAGCGCCCCGGCGAGCCGAGCTGGCCGTCGCCGTTCGGTCCCGGGCGTCCCGGCTGGCACGTGGAATGCGCCGCCATCGCGCTCAGCCGCATCGGGACCGGCCTGGACATCCAGGGCGGCGGCAGCGACCTGATCTTCCCGCACCACGAGTTCTCCGCCGCCCACGCCGAATCGGTCATGGGGGAGCGGCGTTTCGCGCGGCACTACGTGCACGCCGGAATGATCGGCTGGGACGGGCACAAGATGAGCAAGAGCCGCGGCAACCTGGTGTTGGTGTCGCGGTTGCGCACCGAGGGTGTCGACCCGTCGGCGATCCGCCTCGGGCTGCTGGCCGGTCACTATCGCGAGGACCGGTTCTGGAGCGACGACGTGCTGTCCGACGCGCAGACCCGGCTGCAGCGCTGGCGTCGCGCCACCTCGCTGCCGACCGGACCCGATGCGACGGACGTGCTCGCGAGGGTGCGCACGTATCTCGCCGACGATCTGGACACCCCGAAAGCGCTCATAGCGCTGGACGCCTGGTGTACCGAGGCGCTCGACGGTGGCGGCAGCGACGTGACAGCGCCCAAAACCGTGGCCACGGCCGTCGACGCGTTGCTCGGAGTTGCGCTCCCCGTGGAGTAG
- a CDS encoding SDR family oxidoreductase, whose product MTSVHGKVVLITGGARGVGEELARRLHAKGAKLVLTDLDDGPLSALAADLGAEQVLTVVADVCDLETMQSAAEQAVSRFGGIDIVIANAGIASYGSVLVVDPDAFRRVLDVNVVGVFNTVRAALPSVIERKGYILVVSSLAAFAAAPGMAPYDASKAGVEHFANALRLEVAHHGVTVGCAHMSWIDTPLVQDTKADLPSFRTMLDSLPGPLSKTTSVQKCGEVFVKGIERRRERIYCPGWVGLIRWAKPILTTRIGQASVLKTAPKVLPQMDAEVTALKRSLGARTHGLKK is encoded by the coding sequence ATGACTTCCGTACACGGCAAGGTCGTGTTGATCACCGGTGGGGCCCGAGGGGTCGGCGAAGAACTGGCCCGCCGGTTACATGCCAAGGGCGCCAAGCTGGTGCTCACCGACCTGGATGACGGTCCGCTCTCGGCGCTGGCCGCAGACCTCGGCGCCGAGCAGGTGTTGACGGTGGTCGCCGACGTGTGCGACCTCGAGACCATGCAGTCCGCTGCCGAACAGGCCGTGAGCCGGTTCGGCGGGATCGACATCGTCATCGCGAACGCGGGCATCGCCAGCTACGGATCGGTGCTGGTGGTCGATCCCGACGCCTTCCGGCGGGTGCTCGACGTCAACGTGGTCGGCGTGTTCAACACCGTGCGCGCCGCGCTCCCGTCGGTCATCGAGCGCAAGGGCTACATCCTGGTGGTGTCGTCGCTGGCGGCGTTCGCCGCCGCGCCGGGGATGGCGCCCTACGACGCGTCGAAGGCCGGTGTGGAGCACTTCGCCAACGCCCTGCGCCTCGAGGTCGCCCACCACGGCGTGACGGTCGGGTGCGCGCACATGTCGTGGATCGACACCCCGCTGGTGCAGGACACCAAGGCCGATCTGCCGAGTTTCCGCACCATGCTCGACTCACTGCCCGGCCCGCTCAGCAAGACCACCTCGGTGCAGAAGTGTGGCGAGGTGTTCGTCAAAGGCATCGAACGTCGTAGGGAACGCATCTACTGCCCGGGTTGGGTCGGCCTGATCCGCTGGGCCAAACCGATACTCACCACGCGGATCGGTCAGGCCTCGGTGCTCAAGACGGCGCCGAAGGTGTTGCCGCAGATGGACGCCGAGGTGACCGCACTGAAGCGCTCGCTGGGCGCCCGCACCCACGGGCTGAAGAAATGA
- a CDS encoding DUF1254 domain-containing protein, protein MIRRLIALVAVTALAGCAQSGETDEPAPATSSAPPAAVSPEEARAIAKEAYIYGFPIVDNYRVQYAYYVNKDNPEYKGGWNEIHSTARVYTPDDKAVQTPNSDTPYSMLGADLRAEPLVLTVPPIEQDRYYSLQFINGYTNNIAYVGSRTTGNGGGKYLLAGPGWQGAKPDGIDEVIRSDTDLAGVIYRTQLFGPSDLESVKKIQAGYQVAPLSVFLNAPPPPGAPPIDFVPPLTPDQQRTSPQFFEILNFALRYAPVLPSERDMRNRFARIGIGPDGDFDADTLTPEVRSAVEGGMADAWAEFDEFKTSEVETGKVGSAQFFGTAEDLKGNYLYRMAGAVFGIYGNTAAEALYPALVTDADGAPLTGANNYTVRFAPGQLPPVNAFWSLTMYEMPASLLVANPMQRYLINSPMLPSLVPDPDGGYTFYVQNASPGIEKESNWLPAPKGPFQMILRLYWPKPDALNGTWKAPQVVKVNS, encoded by the coding sequence ATGATCCGCAGGTTGATCGCGCTGGTCGCGGTGACGGCACTGGCCGGATGCGCCCAGAGTGGCGAAACCGACGAACCGGCGCCCGCCACGTCGAGCGCCCCGCCGGCGGCGGTGAGCCCGGAAGAGGCGCGCGCGATCGCGAAAGAGGCCTACATCTACGGCTTCCCGATCGTCGACAACTACCGGGTGCAGTACGCCTACTACGTGAACAAGGACAATCCCGAGTACAAGGGCGGATGGAACGAGATCCACAGCACCGCAAGGGTTTACACCCCGGACGACAAGGCGGTGCAAACCCCGAACTCCGATACCCCGTATTCGATGCTCGGCGCGGACCTGCGCGCCGAACCGCTGGTGCTCACCGTTCCGCCGATCGAACAGGACCGCTACTACTCGCTGCAGTTCATCAACGGCTACACCAACAACATCGCCTACGTCGGCAGTCGGACCACCGGCAACGGCGGCGGGAAGTACCTACTGGCCGGGCCGGGGTGGCAGGGCGCCAAACCCGACGGCATCGACGAGGTGATCCGCTCCGACACCGACCTGGCCGGCGTGATCTACCGCACCCAGTTGTTCGGACCGTCGGACCTGGAGAGCGTCAAGAAGATCCAGGCCGGTTACCAGGTCGCCCCGCTGTCGGTGTTCCTCAACGCGCCGCCGCCCCCGGGCGCCCCGCCCATCGACTTCGTCCCGCCGTTGACCCCCGACCAGCAGCGCACCTCACCGCAGTTCTTCGAGATCCTCAACTTCGCGCTGCGCTACGCACCGGTGCTGCCCAGCGAGCGGGACATGCGTAACCGGTTCGCGCGCATCGGCATCGGACCCGACGGCGATTTCGACGCCGACACCCTGACCCCGGAGGTGCGGTCGGCGGTCGAGGGCGGGATGGCCGACGCCTGGGCGGAGTTCGACGAGTTCAAGACCTCCGAGGTCGAGACCGGCAAGGTGGGGTCGGCCCAGTTCTTCGGCACCGCCGAGGACCTCAAGGGCAACTACCTCTACCGGATGGCCGGTGCGGTGTTCGGGATCTACGGCAACACCGCCGCCGAAGCGCTCTACCCGGCGCTGGTCACCGACGCCGACGGCGCACCGCTGACTGGGGCGAACAACTACACCGTGCGCTTCGCGCCCGGCCAACTGCCGCCGGTGAACGCGTTCTGGTCGCTGACGATGTACGAGATGCCGGCCAGCCTGCTGGTGGCCAACCCGATGCAGCGCTACCTGATCAACTCGCCGATGCTGCCCAGCCTGGTCCCCGACCCCGACGGCGGCTACACGTTCTACGTGCAGAACGCCTCACCGGGCATCGAGAAGGAGTCCAACTGGCTGCCGGCGCCCAAGGGCCCGTTCCAGATGATCCTGCGGCTGTACTGGCCGAAGCCCGATGCCCTCAACGGGACGTGGAAGGCGCCACAGGTGGTGAAGGTCAACTCCTGA
- a CDS encoding PAC2 family protein — MTPSDFGPEKGPDLPPLRDAVVVAAFEGWNDAGDAASDALEHLDAIWEAETIAEIDDESYYDYQVNRPVIRQVDGVTRELVWPSMRISHCRPPGADRDIVLMHGVEPNMRWRTFCAELLNIADKLNVQTVVILGALLADTPHTRPVPVSGAAYSPESAKFFGLEETRYEGPTGIAGVFQDACVQAGIPAVTFWAAVPHYVSQPPNPKATVALLRRVEDVLDIEVPLADLPTQAEEWEEAVTEMTAEDDEIAEYVASLEQRGDAEVDMTEVLGKIDGDALAAEFERYLRRRGPGFRS, encoded by the coding sequence GTGACCCCATCGGATTTCGGCCCAGAGAAGGGACCTGACCTGCCGCCGTTGCGCGACGCCGTGGTCGTCGCCGCGTTCGAGGGGTGGAACGACGCCGGCGACGCGGCCAGTGACGCGCTCGAGCACCTCGACGCGATCTGGGAGGCCGAGACGATCGCCGAGATCGACGACGAGTCCTACTACGACTACCAGGTCAACCGGCCGGTGATCCGCCAGGTCGACGGGGTGACCCGCGAGCTGGTGTGGCCGTCGATGCGGATCTCGCACTGCCGCCCGCCCGGCGCCGACCGCGACATCGTGTTGATGCACGGGGTGGAACCCAACATGCGCTGGCGCACGTTCTGCGCGGAGTTGTTGAACATCGCCGACAAACTCAACGTGCAGACCGTCGTCATCCTGGGGGCGCTGCTCGCCGACACCCCGCACACCCGCCCGGTGCCGGTGTCCGGGGCGGCCTACTCCCCCGAGTCGGCGAAGTTCTTCGGTCTGGAGGAGACCCGCTACGAGGGCCCGACCGGGATCGCCGGGGTGTTCCAGGACGCCTGCGTGCAGGCCGGAATCCCCGCGGTGACGTTCTGGGCGGCCGTGCCCCACTACGTGTCGCAGCCGCCGAACCCGAAGGCCACCGTCGCGCTGCTGCGCCGCGTCGAGGACGTGCTCGACATCGAGGTCCCGCTGGCCGACCTGCCGACGCAGGCCGAGGAGTGGGAGGAGGCGGTCACCGAGATGACCGCCGAGGACGACGAGATCGCCGAGTACGTGGCCTCCCTGGAACAGCGCGGCGACGCCGAGGTCGACATGACCGAGGTGCTCGGCAAGATCGACGGCGACGCACTGGCCGCCGAGTTCGAGCGTTATCTGCGCCGGCGCGGGCCGGGTTTCAGGAGTTGA